One window of Pseudomonas urmiensis genomic DNA carries:
- a CDS encoding cysteine dioxygenase produces the protein MSQPLRLERLRQFIGALSELLEQHPDEATLLDQGQALLRSLVAHDDWLPEALAQPDPDRYQQYLLHCDSRQRFSVVSFVWGPGQRTPIHDHRVWGLIGMLRGAEYSQGFAQSEQGPLVAVGAPIRLDPGQVEAVSPRIGDIHQVSNAFADQVSISIHVYGANIGAVHRAVYAVDGAEKAFISGYCNSQLPNIWDLSKENSAP, from the coding sequence ATGAGCCAACCGTTACGCCTGGAGCGCCTGCGTCAGTTCATCGGCGCCCTCTCCGAGCTGCTCGAACAACACCCCGACGAAGCCACCCTGCTCGACCAGGGCCAAGCCTTGCTACGCAGCTTGGTCGCCCACGACGACTGGCTGCCCGAGGCGCTGGCCCAGCCTGACCCGGACCGTTACCAGCAATACTTGCTGCATTGCGATTCGCGCCAGCGCTTCTCGGTAGTCAGCTTCGTCTGGGGCCCGGGGCAGCGCACGCCGATCCACGACCACCGGGTGTGGGGCCTGATCGGCATGCTGCGCGGCGCCGAGTACTCCCAGGGTTTTGCCCAAAGCGAACAGGGCCCCCTGGTAGCTGTGGGGGCGCCGATACGCCTGGACCCAGGCCAGGTAGAAGCGGTCTCGCCGCGCATTGGCGACATCCACCAGGTGAGCAATGCCTTCGCCGACCAAGTGTCGATCAGCATCCACGTCTACGGCGCCAACATCGGTGCGGTGCATCGTGCTGTGTACGCCGTGGACGGCGCCGAGAAAGCCTTCATTTCCGGCTATTGCAATAGCCAACTGCCCAATATCTGGGACCTGTCCAAAGAGAACTCCGCCCCATGA
- a CDS encoding tripartite tricarboxylate transporter TctB family protein, which translates to MNSLRLGLGDAREVIAGGLFLSFATLGVVLASDYPLGSAMRMGAGYFPLLVSAALGVLGVALLLRGLTVRVEAQAGDRLFSWRPGLLVSGSILAFAWLLPSLGLALATLLMTVLSGLARRQARVGELALLGMALGVFSVLVFAYGLGLNLPVLPT; encoded by the coding sequence ATGAACAGCCTGCGCCTGGGGCTTGGCGATGCCCGCGAGGTGATCGCCGGTGGGCTGTTTTTGTCCTTCGCCACGCTCGGCGTGGTGCTGGCCAGCGATTATCCGCTGGGCTCGGCCATGCGCATGGGCGCAGGTTACTTTCCATTGCTGGTGTCGGCGGCCTTGGGCGTGCTGGGCGTAGCCCTGCTGCTGCGCGGGTTGACCGTGCGCGTCGAGGCGCAGGCAGGCGACCGGCTGTTCAGCTGGCGGCCGGGGCTGTTGGTCAGCGGCAGCATCCTGGCCTTTGCCTGGTTGCTGCCAAGCCTGGGCCTGGCCCTGGCAACGCTGCTGATGACCGTACTCAGCGGCCTGGCCCGACGCCAGGCGCGCGTCGGCGAGCTGGCGCTGCTGGGCATGGCGCTCGGTGTATTCAGCGTGCTGGTGTTCGCCTACGGCCTGGGTTTGAACCTGCCCGTGCTGCCGACTTGA
- a CDS encoding TonB-dependent receptor yields MSLTPLLRPLTAQLLRAGLVLVLGLPGAGWAEDAPRRSYQIAAGSLSNALTRFAGQAGVSLSVDPALVAGRSSAGLQGEFAVEEGFNALLRGSGLMLVAAGPGSYTLARQALQDDPAHVLPSTTINGQGQGAGDDAYAGGQVSRRGKLGMLGERDFMETPFSMTSYTSEVLQNQQARTLADAVANDPSVRTTNPSGGRFEQFSVRGFSLYNSDVAYGGLYGVLPTYSIDMEMVERVDILKGPGALLGGLAPNGSVGGGVNIEPKRAGDAPLTEITALYASTGQGGGHIDIGRRFGPEQRFGLRFNGVRQSGDTEWDHQSVEREASVLGFDVRGERARLSLDVGHQQRDVDGTMERVSLNAGVKVPDAEDVHSNFAQPWTYSRAKDTFGALRGEFDVNDNLMLYGALGARKGDYDFLRHAVQLVNDAGRFTVSPRTFQREEEVVTGTVGARSWFNTGAVGHTVNVSLNRFDMTFDNSGARYRNGVSNLFDPVTLPEPGTPTRADNPTHTETVLSSLALADTLSFADDSVLLTLGARLQRVEVNSSEPGEQDQVYDERATSPALGLVWRTSEQLSLYLNYMEGLTQGQQAPETAANYGKVFAPYRSKQVELGAKYDLGSFGATLSLFRIDKPSYYTDSQNNLRDDGEQRNQGLELNVFGEPLAGVRLLGGAMLLDAKQTRTVEGRFDGNRAIGAPVVNANLGVEWDLPYVQGLTLSARAIHTSSQYLDAANQQKAEAWQRYDLGARYALKLGDKDVTLRASVENVLDKAYWASANVPEGTATGLTLSTPRTWLVSATVGF; encoded by the coding sequence ATGTCCCTCACGCCCCTGCTTCGCCCCTTGACCGCGCAACTGCTGCGCGCCGGCCTCGTGCTTGTCCTCGGCCTGCCTGGCGCAGGCTGGGCAGAGGACGCGCCGCGGCGCAGTTATCAGATTGCGGCGGGCAGCCTGAGCAATGCCTTGACCCGCTTTGCCGGCCAGGCCGGGGTTAGTCTGTCGGTGGACCCGGCGCTGGTGGCCGGGCGCAGCAGCGCCGGGTTGCAGGGCGAGTTCGCCGTGGAGGAGGGCTTCAATGCACTGCTGCGCGGCTCGGGCCTGATGCTGGTCGCGGCGGGTCCGGGTAGCTATACCCTGGCCCGTCAAGCGCTGCAGGATGACCCCGCGCATGTGCTGCCCAGCACCACCATCAATGGCCAGGGCCAGGGCGCTGGCGACGATGCCTACGCCGGCGGGCAGGTGTCACGGCGCGGCAAGCTGGGCATGTTGGGCGAGCGCGATTTCATGGAAACCCCGTTCAGCATGACCTCGTACACCAGCGAGGTGCTGCAGAACCAGCAGGCCAGGACCCTGGCGGACGCGGTGGCCAACGACCCCTCGGTGCGCACCACCAACCCCTCTGGCGGGCGCTTCGAGCAATTCTCGGTACGTGGCTTCAGCCTGTACAACAGTGACGTTGCCTACGGTGGCCTGTATGGCGTGCTGCCGACCTATTCGATCGACATGGAGATGGTCGAGCGGGTCGATATTCTCAAAGGCCCCGGCGCCTTGCTTGGTGGCCTGGCGCCCAATGGCAGTGTCGGCGGTGGGGTCAACATCGAACCCAAGCGCGCCGGCGACGCGCCGCTGACCGAGATCACCGCGCTGTACGCCTCGACTGGCCAAGGGGGCGGCCATATCGACATCGGCCGCCGCTTCGGCCCAGAGCAGCGCTTTGGCCTGCGTTTCAACGGCGTGCGCCAGTCGGGCGATACCGAGTGGGATCATCAGTCCGTCGAGCGCGAGGCGTCGGTGCTCGGTTTCGATGTTCGCGGGGAGCGAGCCCGGCTGTCGCTGGATGTTGGCCATCAGCAGCGCGATGTCGACGGCACGATGGAACGCGTCAGCTTGAATGCAGGGGTGAAGGTGCCGGATGCCGAGGACGTTCACAGTAACTTCGCCCAGCCATGGACCTATTCGCGGGCCAAGGACACCTTCGGCGCCTTGCGGGGCGAGTTCGATGTCAACGACAACTTGATGCTCTACGGCGCGCTGGGTGCGCGCAAAGGCGACTATGACTTTTTGCGTCACGCTGTGCAGCTGGTCAACGATGCCGGGCGCTTTACCGTCAGCCCCAGGACCTTCCAGCGCGAAGAGGAGGTGGTCACTGGTACTGTCGGTGCGCGCAGCTGGTTCAACACCGGTGCGGTGGGCCATACCGTGAATGTCAGCCTCAATCGCTTCGACATGACCTTCGACAACAGCGGCGCCCGCTACCGCAATGGCGTGAGCAACCTGTTCGACCCGGTGACCCTGCCCGAGCCGGGCACGCCGACTCGCGCCGATAATCCGACACACACCGAGACTGTGCTTTCCAGCCTGGCCTTGGCCGATACCTTGAGCTTTGCCGATGACAGCGTGCTGCTGACCCTCGGCGCCCGCCTGCAGCGGGTGGAGGTGAACAGCTCCGAGCCTGGCGAACAAGACCAGGTCTACGATGAGCGCGCTACCTCGCCGGCGCTGGGGCTGGTCTGGCGCACCAGCGAGCAACTGTCGCTGTACCTCAACTATATGGAAGGCCTGACCCAAGGCCAGCAGGCACCGGAAACGGCAGCCAACTACGGCAAGGTATTTGCGCCTTATCGCAGCAAGCAGGTCGAGCTCGGCGCCAAGTACGACCTGGGCAGCTTCGGCGCTACGCTCAGCCTGTTTCGCATCGACAAGCCGTCCTACTACACCGACAGCCAGAACAACCTGCGCGACGACGGCGAGCAGCGCAACCAGGGCCTGGAGTTGAATGTGTTCGGCGAGCCGCTAGCCGGTGTGCGCCTGCTCGGCGGCGCCATGTTGCTCGATGCCAAGCAGACCCGCACCGTTGAGGGGCGCTTCGACGGCAATCGCGCCATTGGTGCGCCAGTGGTCAATGCCAACCTGGGCGTGGAGTGGGATTTGCCCTACGTCCAAGGCCTGACCCTCAGTGCGCGGGCGATTCACACCAGCAGCCAGTACCTGGATGCGGCCAACCAGCAGAAAGCCGAGGCCTGGCAGCGCTACGACCTCGGCGCGCGTTATGCCCTCAAGCTCGGCGACAAGGATGTGACCCTGCGCGCCAGCGTCGAAAACGTGTTGGACAAGGCCTACTGGGCCTCGGCCAACGTTCCGGAGGGCACCGCCACCGGCCTGACCCTGTCCACGCCACGGACCTGGCTGGTATCGGCCACCGTTGGCTTCTGA
- a CDS encoding LLM class flavin-dependent oxidoreductase: protein MSVQFIGMIGHRLSSEIFAPQGPIFDKAYITQSARIHEQAGFDRILVGYWSDQPDGFLVTALAGQATSRIHFLLAHRPGFVAPTLAARKLATLEHLLDGRLAVHVISGGNDVEQRKDGDYLEHDQRYARTDEFLDVVRKVWTSEAPFDHAGTHYQAQNAFSAIKPLQQPHLPIYFGGSSPAALAVAGKHADVFALWGESLEQTAETIAAVRQQAAQHGREVQFSVSFRPIIAATEEAAWAKAETILGQARQRIEQAGPVIANKPQSVGAQRLLETVAKGDRVDERLWTGIAGLVGGGHNSTALVGTPEQVADALLAYYELGVSTFLIRGFDPLSDAEEYGRELIPLTRAKVAARNA from the coding sequence ATGAGCGTTCAATTCATCGGCATGATTGGCCATCGGCTGTCCTCGGAGATCTTCGCCCCGCAAGGGCCGATCTTCGACAAGGCCTACATCACCCAGTCTGCGCGCATTCACGAACAGGCCGGCTTTGACCGTATTCTGGTCGGCTACTGGTCGGATCAGCCGGACGGCTTTTTGGTCACCGCACTAGCCGGCCAGGCGACTTCGCGCATTCACTTCCTGTTGGCCCATCGCCCAGGGTTCGTCGCGCCGACCTTGGCCGCACGCAAGCTGGCGACGCTTGAACATCTGCTCGATGGTCGCTTGGCGGTGCATGTGATCAGCGGTGGTAACGACGTCGAGCAGCGCAAGGACGGCGACTACCTGGAGCATGATCAGCGCTACGCGCGCACCGACGAGTTCCTCGATGTGGTGCGCAAGGTCTGGACCAGTGAAGCGCCGTTCGATCACGCCGGCACTCACTATCAGGCGCAGAATGCCTTCTCGGCGATCAAGCCGCTGCAACAGCCACACTTGCCAATCTACTTTGGCGGCTCGTCCCCCGCCGCCCTGGCGGTGGCCGGCAAGCACGCCGATGTGTTCGCCCTGTGGGGCGAGTCGCTGGAGCAGACCGCCGAGACCATCGCCGCAGTGCGCCAGCAGGCTGCGCAGCATGGCCGCGAGGTGCAGTTCAGCGTGTCGTTCCGGCCGATCATTGCCGCCACCGAGGAGGCTGCCTGGGCCAAGGCCGAAACCATCCTTGGCCAGGCGCGCCAGCGCATCGAGCAGGCCGGGCCGGTGATTGCCAACAAACCGCAGAGCGTCGGCGCCCAGCGCCTGCTCGAGACCGTGGCCAAGGGTGATCGGGTCGATGAACGGCTGTGGACCGGCATCGCCGGATTGGTCGGCGGTGGGCACAACTCCACCGCGCTGGTCGGCACGCCTGAACAGGTGGCCGATGCCTTGCTCGCTTATTACGAGCTGGGCGTCAGCACCTTCCTCATCCGCGGCTTCGATCCGCTTAGCGATGCCGAGGAATATGGCCGCGAGCTGATTCCGCTGACCCGCGCCAAAGTCGCTGCACGCAACGCCTGA
- a CDS encoding ABC transporter substrate-binding protein has product MRYLKTWAAAVLATTLSVSAAAQTLVVGDQSFNARAVMEAAGVLDDLPYTLEWKQFTAGSPVAEALNVGSLDIGLLGDAPPLFLGALGAPIKVIAVTRQNLGGVAILARKDSSIHSLQDLRGKRAAIWKGSWSQQLLFSALDNAGVPRDSLELRYLSALDASHALDGGSVDVIATWEPYVTQQERQGARVLATAEGLIPAQSFVVANAKAVDSKRAQINDFLQRMKKARDWTLKDPANTEAYADAWAKRTRADRDIARVWFARARTELAPLSPQVIVDAQKTVDFFAGLGLIKAYPAADLFDSSFAAALQPATAQAKP; this is encoded by the coding sequence GTGCGTTACCTGAAAACCTGGGCCGCCGCTGTGCTGGCCACCACCCTGAGTGTCAGCGCCGCCGCGCAGACCCTGGTCGTCGGCGATCAGAGCTTCAATGCCCGCGCCGTGATGGAAGCGGCCGGGGTGCTCGACGACTTGCCGTATACCCTGGAATGGAAGCAGTTCACCGCAGGCTCGCCGGTGGCCGAGGCGCTCAACGTCGGCAGCCTCGATATCGGCCTGCTGGGCGATGCGCCGCCGCTGTTTCTCGGCGCTTTGGGCGCGCCGATCAAAGTGATTGCAGTGACCCGGCAGAACCTTGGCGGGGTGGCCATCCTGGCGCGCAAGGACTCCTCGATCCACAGCCTGCAAGACCTGCGCGGCAAACGTGCGGCGATCTGGAAAGGTTCGTGGAGCCAGCAGCTACTGTTCAGCGCGCTGGACAACGCCGGCGTACCGCGTGACTCGCTGGAGCTGCGCTACCTCAGCGCGCTGGACGCCTCGCACGCACTCGATGGCGGCTCGGTGGATGTGATTGCCACCTGGGAGCCCTATGTCACCCAGCAGGAGCGCCAGGGCGCGCGGGTGCTGGCGACCGCCGAAGGGCTGATCCCGGCGCAGAGCTTCGTGGTCGCCAATGCCAAGGCAGTCGACAGCAAGCGGGCGCAGATCAACGATTTTCTCCAACGGATGAAAAAGGCCCGTGACTGGACCTTGAAGGATCCGGCCAATACCGAAGCCTATGCCGATGCCTGGGCCAAGCGCACCCGCGCCGACCGCGATATTGCCCGGGTCTGGTTCGCCCGTGCGCGTACTGAGCTAGCGCCACTTAGCCCACAGGTGATCGTCGATGCGCAGAAGACCGTGGACTTCTTCGCAGGTCTTGGGCTGATCAAGGCCTATCCTGCGGCCGACCTGTTTGACAGCTCGTTTGCCGCCGCACTGCAACCGGCCACCGCGCAGGCCAAGCCATGA
- a CDS encoding tripartite tricarboxylate transporter permease, with amino-acid sequence MELLNHLGLGFEAAFTLNNLLYCLIGVTLGTLVGVLPGLGPVATIAMLLPITYGLSPAAALIMLAGIYYGAQYGGSTTAILVNLPGESSSVVTCLDGHAMARQGRAGAALAIAAIGSFVAGSLAILLLAAAATPLAAFALKFGPAEYFSLMLLGLVAAIVLAQGDLLKALAMTILGLLLGLVGSDVNSGVERFTFGLPQLSDGISFVVISMGLFGIAEIIANLEREQAGSSQVAPVGRLLPSRDDYRRSWKPILRGTGLGALLGILPGGGAMLGAFAAYLVEKRLAKDPSRFGQGAIEGVAAPESANNAGAQTSFIPMLVMGLPSNAVMALMAGAMMIHGIVPGPQVIDERPELFWGLVVSMWIGNLLLLVLNLPLVGIWVRLLRVPYRLLYPAILLFCCIGVYSLNNSLFDVVLSMAFGLLGYLFIKLRCEPAPLLLGYILGPLLEENLRRAMLLSRGDATVFFTRPLSLTLLVITALLVLLLLSPRLRATRKVAFSED; translated from the coding sequence ATGGAACTGCTCAACCACCTCGGCCTGGGCTTTGAGGCCGCCTTTACCCTGAACAACCTGCTGTACTGCCTGATTGGCGTCACTCTTGGCACCCTGGTCGGTGTTCTGCCGGGCCTGGGGCCGGTGGCGACCATCGCCATGTTGCTGCCGATCACCTATGGCCTGAGCCCCGCAGCGGCGCTGATCATGCTGGCGGGGATTTATTACGGCGCCCAGTACGGCGGTTCGACCACGGCCATTCTGGTCAACCTGCCGGGCGAGTCGTCGTCGGTGGTGACGTGCCTGGACGGCCACGCCATGGCGCGTCAGGGCAGGGCCGGGGCGGCCTTGGCGATTGCCGCGATCGGCTCGTTCGTGGCCGGCAGCCTGGCGATCCTGTTGCTGGCGGCGGCGGCCACGCCGTTGGCCGCCTTCGCCTTGAAATTCGGCCCAGCCGAGTACTTCTCGCTGATGCTACTGGGGTTGGTCGCGGCCATCGTGCTGGCCCAGGGCGATTTGCTCAAGGCCTTGGCCATGACCATCCTCGGCCTGCTGCTGGGGCTGGTGGGTAGCGACGTCAATTCCGGGGTGGAGCGCTTCACCTTCGGCCTGCCGCAGTTGTCTGACGGCATCAGTTTCGTGGTGATCTCCATGGGCCTGTTCGGCATCGCCGAGATCATCGCCAACCTTGAGCGCGAACAGGCCGGTAGCAGCCAGGTGGCCCCGGTTGGCCGCTTGTTGCCGAGCCGCGACGACTATCGCCGCTCGTGGAAGCCGATCCTGCGTGGTACGGGCTTGGGCGCGCTGCTGGGGATCTTGCCTGGGGGTGGCGCCATGCTCGGCGCGTTCGCCGCCTACCTGGTGGAAAAGCGCCTGGCCAAGGATCCGTCGCGTTTCGGCCAAGGCGCCATCGAAGGCGTCGCCGCGCCAGAGTCGGCCAACAACGCCGGGGCACAGACCTCGTTCATTCCGATGCTGGTGATGGGCCTGCCCTCCAACGCGGTGATGGCGCTGATGGCGGGGGCGATGATGATCCACGGCATCGTTCCCGGCCCGCAGGTGATCGACGAGCGCCCAGAGCTGTTCTGGGGGCTGGTGGTGAGCATGTGGATCGGCAACCTGTTGCTGCTGGTGCTCAACCTGCCGTTGGTGGGCATTTGGGTGCGGCTGCTGCGGGTGCCATATCGCCTGCTGTATCCGGCGATTTTGCTGTTCTGCTGCATCGGCGTGTACAGCCTCAACAACAGCCTGTTCGACGTGGTGCTGAGCATGGCCTTTGGCCTGCTGGGGTATCTGTTCATCAAGCTGCGCTGCGAACCGGCGCCACTGTTGCTGGGCTACATCCTCGGGCCATTGCTGGAAGAGAACCTGCGCCGCGCGATGCTGTTGTCGCGCGGCGATGCGACGGTGTTTTTCACCCGTCCCTTGAGCCTGACCCTGCTGGTCATCACTGCGCTGTTGGTGTTGCTGCTGCTGTCGCCGCGGCTGCGGGCAACGCGCAAGGTGGCTTTCAGTGAGGACTGA
- a CDS encoding FecR domain-containing protein produces MSAQVDAQARQLAREAAHWLTLCDAGELDAERAAALAQWRGRSTAHEALWQKAEALRQRFAAVPAPLAVACLDRPQLDRRKLLGQALALGALAPLAWFGYQQLPMQRWRADLHTATGERRTLQLADGSRLQLNTASAVNLEVGEGLARVQLLEGEIALDSLGPVQVSLPQGLAVATRASFCVRLQAQGCLVSVSQGHVSLQPLRGAPVQLQSGQQALLSSSGVGPTRAFDAQLPGWRQGLLIVDNQPLGDFLRELDRYRPGLLRWDPLLERLAVTGTFQLDDSERILALLAASLPLEVHYRSRYWVSLTARKKLA; encoded by the coding sequence GTGAGCGCCCAGGTCGATGCCCAGGCGCGTCAGCTGGCCCGTGAAGCCGCGCACTGGCTGACCCTGTGCGATGCCGGCGAGCTGGACGCCGAGCGGGCTGCGGCGCTGGCGCAATGGCGTGGCCGCAGCACTGCACATGAGGCGCTTTGGCAAAAAGCCGAGGCGCTGCGCCAGCGCTTTGCCGCAGTGCCAGCGCCGCTGGCGGTGGCCTGCCTTGACCGCCCGCAGCTCGATCGCCGCAAGCTGCTCGGCCAGGCGTTGGCCCTGGGCGCGCTGGCACCGTTGGCCTGGTTCGGCTACCAGCAGCTGCCGATGCAGCGCTGGCGCGCCGACCTGCACACCGCCACTGGCGAACGACGCACCTTGCAGTTGGCCGATGGCAGTCGGCTGCAGCTCAATACTGCCAGTGCGGTCAACCTCGAGGTCGGCGAAGGGCTTGCCCGCGTGCAACTGCTGGAGGGCGAAATCGCCCTCGACAGCCTTGGCCCTGTGCAGGTGAGCCTGCCGCAAGGCTTGGCAGTGGCTACCCGCGCGAGCTTCTGTGTAAGGCTGCAAGCACAGGGCTGCCTGGTGTCGGTTAGCCAGGGGCACGTCAGCTTGCAGCCGCTGCGTGGCGCGCCGGTGCAACTACAGAGCGGGCAGCAGGCGCTGTTGTCGAGCAGCGGGGTCGGCCCGACGCGAGCTTTCGATGCGCAGTTGCCGGGTTGGCGCCAGGGCCTGTTGATCGTCGACAACCAGCCGTTGGGCGACTTTTTGCGGGAGCTTGACCGCTACCGGCCCGGCCTGCTGCGGTGGGACCCGCTGCTCGAGCGCCTGGCGGTGACCGGCACCTTCCAACTGGACGACAGCGAGCGGATCCTCGCCCTGCTGGCCGCCAGCCTGCCGCTCGAGGTGCATTACCGCAGCCGTTATTGGGTGTCGCTGACGGCGCGCAAAAAACTTGCCTGA
- a CDS encoding rhodanese-related sulfurtransferase: MSTIATRSYPDIRRALLAFEELALIDVREEDPFAQHHPLFAANIPLSKLELEIYARVPRRDTAITLYDNGEGLAAIAAQRLRTLGYSDVALLEGGLAGWREAGGELFRDVNVPSKAFGELLESVRHTPSLGAEQVQALLDAKADVVVLDARRFDEYQTMSIPGGISVPGAELVLRVAELAPNPNTQVIVNCAGRTRSIIGTQSLLNAGIPNPVAALRNGTIGWTLAGQQLAHGQARQFSEVSDSTRRNAAQRARQVADKAGVLRLDLQGLHIWQAETARTTYLFDVRTPEEYAAGHLPGSRSVPGGQLVQETDHVASVRGARIVLLDDDGVRANMSASWLAQLGWQVAVLDDLRPADLSESGDWQAPLPALPQVNEIGVDQLASWLEEAGTVVLDFTTSANYVKRHIPGAHWAIRAQLPAALEQLPVAERYVLTCGSSLLARFAAVDLQALTRKPVYLLEGGTARWISAGLALESGESHLAVPRTDRYRRPYEGTDNPREAMQGYLDWEFGLIAQLERDGTHGFRVLQA; encoded by the coding sequence ATGAGCACAATCGCCACCCGCAGTTACCCTGACATCCGCCGTGCGTTGCTGGCCTTCGAAGAGCTGGCGCTGATCGACGTGCGCGAAGAGGATCCATTCGCCCAACACCACCCGCTGTTCGCCGCCAACATCCCGCTGTCGAAGCTGGAGCTGGAGATCTACGCCCGCGTGCCGCGCCGCGATACCGCCATCACCCTCTACGACAACGGCGAAGGGCTGGCCGCCATCGCTGCCCAGCGCCTGCGGACGCTCGGCTACAGCGATGTCGCCCTGCTCGAAGGCGGCCTGGCCGGCTGGCGCGAGGCGGGTGGTGAGCTGTTTCGTGACGTCAACGTGCCGAGCAAGGCCTTTGGCGAACTGCTAGAGAGCGTTCGGCACACGCCGTCGCTGGGCGCCGAACAGGTCCAGGCACTGCTCGATGCCAAGGCCGATGTGGTGGTGCTCGACGCCCGCCGCTTCGATGAGTACCAGACCATGAGCATTCCTGGTGGCATCAGTGTGCCGGGAGCAGAGCTGGTGTTGCGCGTCGCTGAGCTGGCGCCCAATCCCAATACCCAGGTCATCGTCAACTGCGCAGGGCGCACGCGCAGCATCATTGGCACTCAATCCCTGCTCAATGCCGGCATCCCCAACCCGGTAGCCGCCCTGCGCAATGGCACCATCGGCTGGACCCTGGCCGGGCAACAGCTGGCCCACGGCCAAGCGCGGCAGTTCAGCGAAGTGAGCGACAGCACCCGCCGCAACGCAGCGCAGCGAGCGCGCCAGGTGGCTGACAAAGCGGGCGTGCTGCGCCTCGACCTGCAGGGCTTGCACATCTGGCAGGCTGAAACCGCGCGCACCACCTACCTGTTCGACGTGCGCACCCCAGAGGAATATGCAGCGGGGCACCTGCCCGGCAGCCGCTCGGTGCCAGGTGGCCAGCTGGTGCAGGAAACCGATCATGTCGCCAGCGTGCGTGGGGCGCGGATCGTGTTGCTGGACGATGACGGCGTGCGCGCCAACATGAGCGCCTCGTGGCTGGCGCAGCTGGGTTGGCAGGTGGCCGTGCTCGATGACCTTCGCCCAGCCGATTTGAGCGAGTCCGGCGATTGGCAAGCGCCCTTGCCTGCCCTGCCCCAGGTCAACGAGATTGGCGTCGACCAGCTGGCCAGCTGGCTTGAAGAGGCAGGCACCGTGGTGCTCGACTTCACCACCAGTGCCAACTACGTCAAGCGGCACATCCCCGGCGCCCATTGGGCCATCCGCGCCCAACTGCCGGCAGCGCTGGAGCAACTGCCGGTCGCCGAGCGCTATGTTCTGACCTGCGGCAGCAGCCTGCTGGCGCGCTTCGCTGCGGTCGACCTGCAAGCACTGACGCGCAAGCCAGTCTATCTGCTCGAAGGCGGCACCGCCCGCTGGATCAGCGCAGGGTTGGCGCTGGAAAGCGGCGAAAGCCATCTGGCCGTGCCCCGCACCGATCGCTATCGCCGCCCCTATGAAGGCACCGATAACCCGCGTGAAGCCATGCAGGGCTACCTGGATTGGGAGTTCGGCCTGATCGCGCAACTGGAGCGCGATGGCACCCACGGCTTCCGCGTGCTGCAAGCCTGA
- the sodC gene encoding superoxide dismutase family protein produces the protein MKTLLMTALLASAGLAQAAQTVELKLAGADGPGKSIGTVSIEQSKYGAVLTPDLKDLPPGVHGFHLHQKASCAPAEENGKAVAAGAAGGHWDPEATNAHKGPYDDSGHRGDLPALYVGADGKATYPVLAPRLKLADFKGHALMVHAGGDNHSDHPEKLGGGGARVACGVVE, from the coding sequence ATGAAAACCCTGTTGATGACTGCATTGCTCGCCAGCGCAGGCCTGGCCCAGGCGGCACAGACCGTAGAGCTCAAGCTCGCCGGAGCCGATGGCCCGGGTAAGTCGATTGGCACCGTGAGCATCGAGCAGAGCAAGTATGGCGCGGTGCTCACCCCCGACCTCAAGGACTTGCCGCCAGGCGTGCATGGCTTCCATCTGCATCAAAAGGCCTCCTGCGCGCCGGCAGAAGAAAACGGCAAGGCGGTTGCTGCAGGTGCAGCCGGTGGCCACTGGGATCCAGAGGCAACCAATGCGCACAAGGGGCCGTACGATGACAGCGGCCATCGCGGAGACCTACCGGCGCTGTATGTCGGCGCCGATGGCAAGGCCACCTACCCGGTACTGGCGCCGCGACTGAAGCTTGCCGATTTCAAGGGACATGCGCTGATGGTGCATGCCGGCGGCGACAACCATAGCGACCATCCGGAAAAACTCGGTGGAGGGGGCGCGCGGGTTGCCTGCGGTGTCGTCGAGTAA